One Faecalicatena sp. Marseille-Q4148 DNA window includes the following coding sequences:
- a CDS encoding homoserine dehydrogenase, with translation MDYTNLLQDRSGKKSKVGIIGATRGYGYTLLAQIPKVSLLELRVICSRHPEECRGVLKEIGYEEERIIFCQDKEAINTAKETDILIVSDYELVMECGITALVECTGNTKVSADAAFSALKRGINVYMVSKETDSVCGPMLNQAAAENNAVYTLVNGDQPRNLLDLYSWGKILGLEIIAVGKSSEYDFVWNRETGDLTYTDGSGVREHMPDMQNCWRYNGVETLKERRRLLEHYTEVISADLCEMNLVSNVTGFAPASPFLDYPIAKTSELANIFIPEEDGGILKKTGVVDVFYNLREEDEASFCGGEFIIIKCENEGMWEILKSKGHVMSRNGKYACIYYPYHYMGLETPVSILLGDFMKIGTHPECRQVSVMAGVAQRDLSKGTVLKVEGHHHSIKGLVPELLECVDAKEAAPFYLLNGAELLRDVKAGEMVTQNDVDLSSLETYQYYKQGLELR, from the coding sequence ATGGATTATACAAACTTGTTACAGGACAGATCTGGGAAAAAATCAAAAGTAGGAATTATTGGTGCGACACGAGGGTATGGCTATACGCTACTGGCACAGATTCCAAAAGTGTCACTATTGGAACTGAGAGTGATTTGTTCCAGACATCCGGAAGAATGCCGAGGTGTATTGAAAGAAATTGGATACGAAGAAGAACGAATCATATTTTGCCAAGATAAAGAAGCAATTAATACAGCAAAAGAAACAGACATTTTGATCGTTAGTGACTATGAACTTGTGATGGAATGTGGTATTACAGCACTTGTGGAATGTACTGGAAATACAAAGGTAAGTGCTGACGCAGCATTTTCTGCGTTAAAACGAGGAATCAATGTCTATATGGTTTCAAAAGAAACGGACAGTGTATGTGGTCCAATGTTGAATCAGGCAGCAGCAGAAAACAATGCAGTCTATACACTTGTAAATGGAGATCAGCCAAGAAATCTTCTTGATTTGTATTCATGGGGAAAAATTCTCGGATTGGAAATTATAGCAGTAGGAAAATCTAGCGAGTATGATTTTGTATGGAATCGTGAAACAGGAGATCTTACATACACAGATGGAAGTGGAGTAAGAGAACATATGCCTGATATGCAAAATTGTTGGCGTTATAATGGCGTGGAAACATTAAAAGAACGTCGCAGATTGTTGGAACATTATACAGAAGTCATTTCGGCGGATCTCTGTGAAATGAATCTTGTGTCAAATGTGACAGGATTTGCTCCAGCGTCACCATTTCTTGACTATCCGATTGCCAAAACGAGTGAATTAGCTAATATTTTTATTCCGGAAGAAGATGGAGGAATTTTGAAAAAGACAGGTGTTGTCGATGTATTTTATAATCTTCGTGAGGAAGATGAGGCAAGTTTTTGTGGAGGAGAATTTATTATTATCAAATGCGAAAATGAGGGAATGTGGGAAATTTTAAAGAGTAAAGGGCATGTGATGAGCAGAAATGGAAAATATGCATGTATTTATTATCCATATCACTACATGGGATTAGAAACGCCGGTTTCCATTTTGCTTGGAGATTTTATGAAAATCGGGACTCACCCGGAGTGTCGTCAAGTATCTGTTATGGCAGGAGTTGCACAGCGTGATCTTTCAAAAGGAACAGTGTTGAAAGTGGAAGGTCATCATCATTCCATAAAGGGACTTGTTCCAGAACTTCTGGAATGTGTGGATGCAAAGGAAGCAGCACCGTTCTATCTTCTGAATGGTGCAGAACTGCTGCGTGATGTAAAAGCCGGGGAGATGGTAACACAGAATGATGTGGATCTTTCAAGTCTGGAAACATATCAGTATTATAAACAGGGATTAGAACTTCGGTAA
- a CDS encoding sigma 54-interacting transcriptional regulator, whose amino-acid sequence MFKVLLVVPYPELEETVRRVYETYFIKEEMQVDIRVIRVDEIHLMPWEETYDFIIGRGYSAAFLKKRANDIPVLEIPITGYDVMRALMTAQRKYGSQKTLVIVSATHNHDEHVLSRLTGQQVSVKEVTTFEQIGDAVYQAKCDGYQIIVGGYSAVAAAEGLGLSVVTIETGEEAIIQSFRETVRMKETILKERERRKIYETITQTSKEGLIYINSDGVIELANKKILQMLYTDSEYVHGKELQMVYPFFADRYREVMRTGQTIFNEVQEIQNIRLSVDYTPVIVSDHTTGVVISCQSVKNIQQRESQIRKKLSEKGLVASYTFSDVIRESMLMEHTIQIAQKYANVSSNILIVGETGTGKELMAQSIHNASERRNGPFVAVNCAAFPENLLESELFGYVDGAFTGSKRGGKVGLFEQAHRGTLFLDEISELPINFQGKLLRVLQERQVRRIGDDKVIDVDARIIAATNKNLRKMVQEKEFRQDLLYRLDVLKICIPPLRERKEDILPLFYYFLKKYNNRFGKDIEGCTQEAENTLIQHQFEGNIRELRNITERLSVICEEKLISGQMMNTALYPENAFSLEVPDKKEMPEKVFQPVYMEACSERDRIIEALRYTKGKKGEAALILGMDRSTLWRKMKSYHLD is encoded by the coding sequence ATGTTTAAAGTATTACTTGTAGTGCCTTATCCGGAACTTGAAGAGACTGTAAGAAGGGTATATGAGACTTATTTTATAAAAGAAGAAATGCAAGTCGATATTCGAGTAATTCGTGTAGATGAAATACATTTGATGCCTTGGGAAGAAACCTATGATTTTATTATCGGAAGAGGATACAGCGCAGCATTTTTGAAGAAAAGAGCAAATGATATACCAGTGTTAGAAATTCCGATCACAGGTTATGATGTTATGAGAGCCTTAATGACGGCACAACGGAAATATGGTTCGCAGAAAACGCTTGTAATTGTGTCTGCTACACATAACCATGATGAACATGTATTGAGTCGTCTTACAGGGCAGCAAGTATCCGTCAAAGAAGTTACCACATTTGAGCAGATCGGAGATGCTGTATATCAGGCAAAATGTGATGGATATCAAATCATTGTAGGAGGATATTCGGCTGTTGCAGCTGCAGAGGGGCTAGGACTTTCTGTTGTAACAATTGAAACTGGAGAAGAAGCGATCATACAAAGTTTTCGAGAAACCGTTCGGATGAAGGAAACGATTTTGAAAGAACGGGAGAGAAGGAAAATTTATGAAACGATTACACAAACTTCAAAGGAAGGGCTTATTTATATTAATAGTGATGGTGTAATAGAACTGGCAAATAAAAAAATACTTCAAATGCTTTATACGGATTCGGAATATGTACATGGCAAAGAACTTCAGATGGTGTATCCGTTTTTTGCGGATCGGTATAGAGAAGTAATGCGAACAGGACAAACGATTTTTAATGAAGTACAGGAGATACAAAACATTCGGTTATCAGTTGACTACACTCCGGTCATTGTCAGTGATCATACAACAGGTGTCGTGATTTCGTGTCAGAGTGTAAAAAATATCCAACAGAGAGAATCTCAGATTCGGAAAAAATTATCTGAAAAGGGATTGGTGGCAAGCTATACATTTTCTGATGTAATTCGCGAAAGTATGTTAATGGAGCATACGATTCAAATCGCACAGAAATACGCGAATGTTTCATCGAATATTTTGATTGTCGGAGAGACAGGAACAGGAAAAGAACTGATGGCGCAGAGCATCCATAACGCAAGTGAAAGAAGAAATGGTCCATTTGTTGCAGTGAACTGTGCGGCATTTCCGGAAAATTTATTAGAAAGTGAACTGTTTGGATATGTGGATGGAGCGTTTACTGGAAGTAAAAGAGGCGGGAAGGTAGGGCTATTTGAGCAGGCACATCGAGGAACATTGTTTTTAGATGAGATTTCTGAATTGCCGATTAATTTTCAAGGGAAGCTTTTGCGTGTACTGCAGGAGAGACAGGTAAGAAGAATCGGAGATGACAAGGTAATTGATGTGGATGCACGGATTATTGCAGCAACGAATAAGAATTTGAGGAAAATGGTGCAGGAGAAAGAATTCCGACAAGATTTGCTGTATCGGTTAGATGTATTAAAAATTTGTATTCCTCCTCTTAGAGAAAGAAAAGAAGACATTTTGCCATTGTTTTATTATTTTCTCAAAAAATATAATAATCGCTTTGGGAAGGATATAGAAGGATGCACACAAGAGGCGGAAAATACTCTGATACAACATCAGTTTGAAGGAAACATTCGCGAACTTCGCAATATTACAGAACGGTTATCGGTTATCTGTGAAGAAAAGCTCATCAGCGGTCAAATGATGAACACAGCGCTCTATCCGGAGAATGCGTTCTCTTTAGAAGTTCCAGATAAGAAGGAAATGCCGGAAAAAGTATTTCAACCAGTATATATGGAAGCTTGTTCTGAGCGGGACAGAATTATAGAAGCGCTGCGGTATACAAAAGGGAAGAAAGGGGAGGCGGCGCTAATACTTGGTATGGATCGTTCTACATTATGGAGAAAAATGAAATCGTATCATCTTGATTAA
- a CDS encoding four-carbon acid sugar kinase family protein, with protein sequence MQKKVLLGCVADDFTGASDAASFLEKAGMYAILLNEIPEQIIIPDETDAIVIALKSRTQEKEQAVKDVLEAIQWLEHHGATKFYFKYCSTFDSTKEGNIGPVSDAVMEYLEQKYTILCPALPINGRKVEKGILFVNGVPLAESHMRNHPLTPMLDSRVKNLMETQSRYKAVELFREQLQMKANDLTEWLSGNEKSEEHFYVIPDYVCDEDGKEIVRLFGDLCFLTGGSGILEPLAVRMLDGKKKNTGQPLKAGAEQSYPGVVFAGSCSIATQGQVADYQEKGHLTYQIRPKELLTEEQTEEDILQFILQHPEEEVLIYSSDRAENVKEIQKLGKEKIASLIEETISSVAVELMKAGYRRFVVAGGETSGAVTKALGFGAFRIGPSVAPGVPVMIPIAEENVRLVLKSGNFGERDFFTKALRMTKGDE encoded by the coding sequence ATGCAGAAAAAAGTGTTGTTGGGGTGTGTTGCAGACGATTTTACAGGTGCCTCAGATGCAGCCAGCTTTTTAGAAAAGGCAGGAATGTATGCTATTTTATTGAATGAGATACCGGAGCAGATTATCATTCCAGATGAAACCGATGCAATTGTAATTGCATTAAAATCGCGTACACAGGAAAAAGAGCAGGCAGTAAAAGATGTATTAGAGGCAATTCAGTGGTTGGAGCATCATGGAGCAACAAAATTTTATTTTAAATATTGTTCTACATTTGATTCCACAAAAGAAGGAAATATAGGTCCGGTATCAGATGCGGTTATGGAATATCTGGAACAGAAATATACGATTTTATGTCCGGCACTTCCGATAAATGGAAGAAAAGTAGAGAAAGGAATATTATTTGTTAATGGAGTTCCGCTTGCAGAGAGCCATATGAGAAACCATCCGCTTACACCTATGCTGGATAGTCGGGTGAAAAATCTAATGGAAACTCAGAGCCGTTATAAAGCAGTGGAGCTGTTTCGTGAGCAGCTTCAAATGAAAGCAAATGATTTGACGGAATGGCTCAGTGGAAATGAAAAGTCAGAAGAACATTTTTATGTTATTCCAGATTATGTATGTGATGAAGATGGAAAAGAAATTGTACGCTTGTTTGGTGATCTTTGTTTTCTGACAGGGGGGTCAGGGATACTTGAGCCGTTAGCCGTTAGAATGCTGGACGGTAAGAAAAAAAATACAGGGCAGCCATTGAAGGCAGGAGCAGAACAGAGTTATCCGGGAGTGGTGTTTGCAGGCAGTTGTTCAATTGCAACGCAAGGACAGGTAGCTGATTATCAAGAAAAAGGGCATTTAACATATCAAATTCGACCAAAAGAACTTCTTACAGAAGAACAGACAGAGGAAGATATTTTGCAGTTTATTTTACAGCATCCAGAAGAAGAGGTATTAATTTATTCGTCTGATCGTGCAGAGAATGTGAAAGAAATACAGAAATTAGGAAAAGAAAAAATTGCGTCATTAATTGAAGAGACAATCAGTAGTGTTGCGGTGGAATTAATGAAAGCAGGATATCGACGTTTTGTTGTGGCAGGCGGGGAAACTTCAGGGGCAGTTACAAAAGCACTTGGATTTGGTGCATTTCGTATAGGTCCTTCTGTTGCACCGGGGGTTCCGGTTATGATACCGATAGCAGAGGAGAATGTGAGGCTTGTATTAAAATCTGGAAACTTTGGGGAGCGTGATTTTTTTACAAAGGCGTTGCGGATGACGAAAGGTGACGAATAA
- a CDS encoding class II aldolase/adducin family protein, protein MDTLEQKIEDAIWIGKALFDRGKATGSSANMSFLHEGNLYITGSGTCFGRLTPDSFSKVSLDGTRIEGRKPSKELPLHKMYYEKLGNIQAVIHVHSYYATMYSFLNQADMTDIVPEYTPYLKMKVGKIGLIPYAKPGSEELFERFRQAVAKSDAFILAQHGPVVAGTSLMDAFYGLEELEESCRIALEINRRAK, encoded by the coding sequence ATGGATACATTAGAACAAAAGATAGAGGATGCCATCTGGATTGGCAAAGCACTGTTTGATCGGGGCAAAGCGACAGGTTCTTCTGCGAATATGAGTTTTTTGCATGAAGGAAATCTTTATATTACAGGAAGTGGAACTTGTTTTGGACGCCTTACGCCGGACAGTTTTTCGAAAGTATCCCTTGATGGAACAAGAATAGAAGGAAGAAAACCAAGTAAAGAACTGCCTTTACATAAAATGTACTATGAGAAACTGGGAAATATTCAAGCGGTCATTCATGTTCACAGCTATTATGCAACGATGTATAGTTTCTTAAATCAGGCGGATATGACAGATATTGTGCCAGAGTATACACCTTATCTTAAAATGAAGGTAGGAAAGATTGGGCTTATACCATATGCAAAGCCGGGAAGCGAAGAACTGTTTGAAAGGTTTAGACAGGCGGTTGCAAAAAGTGATGCGTTTATTCTTGCACAGCATGGTCCGGTTGTTGCAGGAACATCTCTCATGGATGCTTTTTACGGATTGGAAGAGTTAGAGGAAAGCTGTCGGATTGCCTTAGAAATAAATCGGAGAGCGAAATGA
- the rpoN gene encoding RNA polymerase factor sigma-54, which yields MEIRYQLLQKQKQMLSHQQLQSLNILAMDNIELSAFLQSEYLENPMLEQNSTPENPLSKTGAIEPSDEQEKWNHQIEELEDLRSYLKNQLIVKKEEQVNLEVKNYLIECVEDTGYFTMPIEEAARQCNTSEEIVRDCLAELKELEPIGIFSETLEECLLCQTKKLQIEDDILEKLIKYHLEDIAEGNIGRISRLLHISTAQVRKHALLIQTLNPRPAVGFGGRKTEYIVPDIILKKEDNWSIELNDNWIGEYQISDYYLKLMSETKDIELRGYFEEKAKRVKYILNNIEQRRKTIKQLMECIIERQQEYLEGSGQLRPMTMSDVAEKMSVHPSTVSRAIKGKYVQYPSGTILLKELFSKEISVGMEGKAINAQGVKQLIQVWIREENPLKPYSDQKLKEMLEEEGICISRRGVAKYRDEIGIKGSYERKMMKGLL from the coding sequence ATGGAAATACGCTATCAGTTACTGCAGAAACAAAAACAGATGCTTTCACATCAGCAGTTGCAGTCTCTCAATATATTGGCGATGGATAATATAGAGCTTTCAGCTTTTTTGCAGTCAGAATATTTGGAAAATCCGATGTTAGAACAAAACAGTACACCCGAGAATCCACTTTCGAAGACAGGGGCAATAGAACCTTCAGATGAACAGGAAAAATGGAATCACCAGATAGAAGAATTAGAAGATCTGAGGAGCTATTTGAAAAATCAGTTAATAGTTAAAAAGGAAGAGCAGGTAAATCTGGAAGTAAAAAACTATCTGATTGAGTGTGTAGAAGATACTGGATATTTTACGATGCCAATTGAAGAAGCAGCAAGGCAATGTAATACTTCGGAAGAAATAGTGAGAGACTGTCTTGCAGAATTGAAAGAACTAGAACCAATAGGAATATTTTCTGAAACACTGGAAGAATGTCTTCTTTGTCAGACAAAGAAACTTCAAATAGAAGATGATATATTGGAGAAGCTGATCAAATATCATTTGGAAGATATTGCAGAAGGAAACATTGGACGTATTTCACGGCTGCTTCATATCTCGACAGCGCAAGTGAGAAAACATGCGCTTTTGATTCAAACACTCAATCCTCGCCCGGCAGTTGGATTCGGCGGCAGGAAAACAGAATACATTGTACCGGATATTATACTGAAGAAAGAAGATAACTGGAGCATTGAATTAAATGACAATTGGATTGGAGAATATCAGATTAGTGACTATTATCTGAAACTAATGTCAGAGACAAAAGATATTGAACTGCGAGGATATTTTGAAGAAAAGGCAAAACGAGTGAAATATATCTTGAATAATATTGAGCAGCGCCGAAAAACAATTAAGCAGTTGATGGAGTGTATTATAGAACGACAGCAAGAATATCTTGAAGGAAGCGGTCAATTGAGGCCGATGACAATGAGTGATGTGGCAGAAAAGATGTCCGTACATCCGTCCACGGTATCGCGTGCTATTAAAGGGAAATATGTTCAGTATCCGAGCGGAACTATTTTGCTGAAAGAATTGTTTTCAAAAGAAATCTCAGTAGGTATGGAGGGGAAAGCGATTAACGCCCAAGGAGTCAAACAGCTCATTCAGGTGTGGATTCGAGAAGAAAATCCTTTAAAACCTTATAGTGATCAGAAATTAAAAGAAATGCTTGAGGAAGAAGGAATATGTATTTCTCGAAGAGGTGTTGCGAAATACAGAGATGAGATTGGAATTAAAGGAAGCTACGAACGAAAGATGATGAAAGGATTGTTGTAA
- a CDS encoding 2-keto-3-deoxygluconate permease has product MKICATMKKFPGGMMVIPLLIGCLVNTFIPQCLEIGGFTTALFKSGQSTLVALFIFCSGATINVRQVGKPLYKGAVLTILKLAIGVIIGYLLNMAFGPAGILGLTPFAVISAVTNSNGAIYTALAKEFGDDTDMGAIAVLSLNDGPFLTMIALGTTGLASIPVKDIIAAIIPLIIGMILGNLDADFRDLLAKGLNMILPVNGFVFGANMSLITIAKAGVPGILLGLITVLSTGVLTYFIYSAIRRKPDPMGMAIGTVGGNAVATPASVAMADPNLEPYVESATAQIAASVVITAILTPLLTGYVSRKVVKKIDEKAEKAQK; this is encoded by the coding sequence ATGAAAATATGTGCAACGATGAAAAAATTTCCAGGTGGAATGATGGTAATACCTCTTTTAATAGGATGTCTTGTAAATACGTTTATTCCACAATGTTTGGAAATAGGAGGTTTTACAACTGCGTTATTTAAGAGTGGGCAGTCTACATTAGTGGCATTGTTTATTTTCTGCAGCGGTGCGACGATCAATGTCCGCCAGGTAGGAAAACCTTTATACAAAGGAGCAGTGTTGACAATTCTAAAACTTGCTATTGGTGTTATTATTGGATACTTATTAAATATGGCTTTTGGACCGGCAGGTATTCTGGGACTGACACCGTTTGCAGTCATTTCAGCAGTGACAAATTCAAATGGTGCGATTTATACGGCACTTGCAAAAGAATTTGGAGATGACACAGATATGGGAGCCATTGCTGTATTATCTCTGAATGATGGGCCTTTTTTAACAATGATCGCACTTGGAACAACAGGATTAGCATCTATTCCGGTGAAAGATATCATTGCAGCGATTATTCCTTTGATTATTGGTATGATACTTGGTAATCTTGATGCGGATTTCCGAGATTTATTGGCAAAAGGATTAAACATGATCCTTCCAGTAAATGGTTTTGTGTTTGGAGCAAATATGAGTTTAATTACAATTGCAAAAGCAGGCGTACCTGGAATTTTGCTCGGACTTATTACTGTATTATCAACAGGAGTTCTTACATATTTTATCTACAGTGCTATCCGAAGAAAACCAGATCCTATGGGAATGGCAATTGGAACGGTAGGAGGAAATGCGGTTGCAACCCCGGCATCTGTTGCAATGGCAGATCCAAATCTAGAACCGTATGTAGAATCAGCTACAGCACAAATTGCGGCTTCAGTTGTTATCACAGCTATTTTAACACCGCTTCTAACAGGATATGTCAGCAGAAAAGTTGTTAAAAAGATTGACGAGAAGGCAGAGAAAGCGCAAAAGTAA